A region from the Phycisphaerales bacterium genome encodes:
- a CDS encoding iron ABC transporter permease, with amino-acid sequence MGDGGRRSTTLVWRWGVAMVAVLVVVAAARVWGLAGAGWGGGEGSSGAVVLELRANRVAVGALVGAALAVSGVMLQALMRNPLAAPDLLGLSSGAGLGVAGAVYGAWAGGVGGSGGVAFGAAGAAVVGALGSLAVVYLLGQRRGLLEPVTLILVGVVVGLLCAAGTEVIRNLMPDGGVEITRLLAGSIRDVRVTDATPMACAVVVAIGVGVGVWLGPAMDAASLSEDEARSVGVAMGRLRAMLFIASGVLAASAVVLAGSVGFVGLIAPHVVRRLVGPSHRVLVLLSAVAGAALVIGADLAVAALREAMPEFGRLPISVLTSLVGGPVIIAILRGRGKGGRRDGW; translated from the coding sequence ATGGGTGACGGCGGGCGGCGATCGACGACCTTGGTGTGGCGATGGGGCGTGGCGATGGTCGCCGTGCTTGTCGTGGTGGCGGCGGCGCGGGTCTGGGGGTTGGCGGGGGCTGGGTGGGGGGGTGGGGAAGGTAGCAGCGGCGCGGTTGTGCTGGAGTTGCGGGCCAATCGAGTGGCGGTGGGCGCGCTGGTCGGGGCGGCCCTCGCGGTGTCGGGGGTGATGCTGCAGGCGCTCATGCGCAATCCGCTGGCGGCCCCAGACCTGTTGGGATTGTCATCGGGGGCGGGGCTGGGCGTTGCTGGCGCTGTGTACGGCGCGTGGGCTGGCGGGGTAGGGGGCAGTGGCGGCGTCGCGTTTGGGGCCGCGGGGGCGGCGGTGGTCGGAGCACTGGGCTCGCTGGCCGTGGTGTATCTGCTTGGCCAGCGGCGCGGGTTGCTCGAGCCGGTGACGCTGATTCTGGTGGGCGTGGTGGTCGGGCTGCTGTGCGCGGCGGGAACAGAGGTGATCCGCAACCTGATGCCCGACGGCGGCGTCGAGATCACGCGGCTGCTGGCGGGATCGATCCGCGATGTGCGCGTCACGGATGCGACTCCGATGGCCTGTGCCGTGGTCGTGGCGATCGGCGTGGGTGTTGGTGTGTGGCTGGGGCCGGCGATGGACGCCGCGAGTCTGAGTGAGGACGAGGCACGGAGCGTCGGCGTGGCGATGGGGCGGCTGCGGGCGATGCTGTTCATCGCCTCGGGCGTGCTCGCGGCGAGCGCGGTGGTGCTGGCGGGGTCGGTGGGGTTTGTGGGATTGATCGCGCCGCACGTCGTGCGACGACTCGTGGGCCCGTCGCATCGAGTGCTGGTGCTGCTGAGCGCAGTGGCGGGGGCGGCGCTGGTGATCGGGGCGGATCTGGCGGTGGCGGCGTTGCGGGAGGCAATGCCGGAGTTCGGGCGATTGCCGATCAGCGTGCTGACGTCGCTTGTGGGAGGCCCGGTGATCATCGCGATCCTGCGCGGGAGGGGGAAGGGCGGACGCCGAGATGGCTGGTAG
- a CDS encoding F0F1 ATP synthase subunit epsilon: MALSPSIRCRLVTPTASLLDEQVTYASIPAWDGLFGVQGGHAPLLARLGTGELRLDFADSSKGKGGRRSYALDGGFVRIVDNQLTILAERAVAAEHVVVADVEKNVKQLETAPATDRRARDLSYAQTQLNLARGNRGI, from the coding sequence GTGGCCCTTTCCCCCTCCATCCGCTGCCGCCTCGTCACGCCCACCGCCTCGCTTCTCGATGAGCAGGTGACCTATGCCTCGATCCCCGCGTGGGACGGGCTCTTCGGCGTGCAGGGCGGGCACGCGCCCCTCCTCGCCCGCCTGGGCACGGGCGAACTCCGCCTCGATTTCGCCGACTCCAGCAAGGGCAAGGGCGGCCGGCGCAGTTACGCCCTCGATGGCGGCTTCGTCCGCATCGTGGACAACCAGTTGACGATCCTCGCCGAGCGTGCCGTCGCCGCCGAGCACGTCGTCGTCGCCGACGTCGAGAAGAACGTCAAGCAACTCGAGACCGCCCCCGCCACCGACCGCCGCGCCCGCGACCTGTCCTACGCCCAGACCCAGTTGAACCTGGCCAGGGGCAACCGCGGGATCTGA
- a CDS encoding M1 family metallopeptidase has translation MTRRSIVLIALTILSSFAAIAQGQPTPDPATPSRRNPVDLRIDETTGRENNRYPPHRLFDFQHMTLDLDIPDMGKAFLTATETLVFTPIAQARESITLDCKGPNVRTARLGTPAPDSRSALGETQACIFTQTGGSVTIQFPAPVPAGEAVALVLEYELDYSPDAPGVRSGEGLTYSPPRKAAKEGATDSFPQIHSQGEAQLNSRWFPCHDFPNDRLSTEMRVTVEDGYEVLSNGTLLSKDASTPDVNAPPGKPRVTWHWLQSRPHANYLVALFIARCSVIDVGGPDSARPGLSMPVYCPYGSEDEVREIYGRTPEMVAFYEEVFAEPFPWAKYGQALVRDFAAGGMENTSATFNTIRTASGSRERWEDVICHELAHQWFGDLITCASWEHIWLNEGFASYAECLWEEHLGMQEGGKEAARARYLKSVAGFARSQRRGNRGYAPMYPPMVSKRYNDPDRVFMKLDDPYAKGASVLHMLRERLGDDLFFTGVRLYVQRFKDKVVETDDLRKVFEEVSGQSLERFFDQWCRRPGMPALAIDFAWNTQTNELTVGVEQTQTINADNPAFAIELPIRVTLDDDRVEWLTIPTDERQVEITRHFETRVVGAVVDPSMSVLARTDVRHPLPEFEPIGAGGVGGVGSTDASKAKAKDSPDEDMKDDDADSKQEPVPSSTHGDE, from the coding sequence ATGACCCGGCGTTCCATCGTCCTGATCGCCCTGACCATCCTGTCTTCCTTTGCCGCGATCGCCCAAGGCCAGCCCACGCCCGACCCGGCGACCCCCAGCCGTCGCAACCCCGTGGACCTCCGCATCGACGAGACCACCGGCCGCGAGAACAACCGCTATCCACCCCATCGCCTCTTCGACTTCCAGCACATGACGCTGGACCTCGACATCCCCGACATGGGCAAGGCCTTCCTCACCGCGACCGAGACGCTCGTCTTCACGCCCATCGCCCAGGCCCGCGAGTCGATCACGCTGGACTGCAAGGGTCCCAACGTCCGCACCGCCCGCCTCGGCACCCCAGCGCCCGATTCCCGCTCGGCTCTCGGCGAGACCCAAGCCTGCATCTTCACCCAGACCGGCGGCTCGGTCACGATCCAGTTCCCCGCGCCCGTGCCGGCGGGAGAGGCCGTCGCCCTGGTGCTCGAGTACGAACTCGATTACTCGCCCGACGCCCCCGGCGTGCGCTCGGGCGAGGGGCTGACCTACTCCCCGCCGCGCAAGGCCGCCAAGGAGGGCGCCACCGACTCCTTCCCCCAGATCCACAGCCAGGGCGAGGCCCAACTCAACTCGCGATGGTTTCCGTGCCACGACTTCCCCAACGACCGCCTCTCGACCGAGATGCGTGTCACCGTCGAGGATGGATACGAGGTGCTGTCGAATGGCACGCTGCTCTCGAAGGACGCCTCAACACCTGATGTCAACGCCCCCCCTGGCAAGCCGCGCGTCACCTGGCACTGGCTCCAGTCCCGGCCCCACGCCAACTACCTCGTCGCGCTCTTTATCGCCAGGTGCAGCGTCATCGACGTCGGCGGGCCGGATTCCGCCCGCCCAGGCCTCTCCATGCCCGTCTATTGCCCCTATGGCAGCGAGGACGAGGTCCGCGAGATCTACGGACGCACGCCCGAGATGGTCGCGTTCTATGAGGAGGTCTTCGCCGAGCCGTTCCCCTGGGCGAAGTATGGGCAGGCGCTCGTCCGCGACTTCGCCGCCGGGGGCATGGAGAACACCTCCGCGACTTTCAACACCATCCGTACGGCCTCGGGCTCGCGCGAGCGCTGGGAAGATGTCATCTGCCACGAGCTCGCCCACCAGTGGTTCGGCGACCTCATCACCTGCGCCTCGTGGGAGCACATCTGGCTCAACGAAGGATTCGCGTCGTACGCCGAGTGCCTCTGGGAGGAGCACCTGGGAATGCAGGAGGGCGGCAAGGAGGCGGCCCGGGCGAGGTACCTGAAGTCCGTCGCCGGATTTGCCCGAAGCCAGCGCCGGGGCAACCGCGGCTATGCCCCGATGTACCCGCCGATGGTCTCCAAGCGCTACAACGACCCCGACCGCGTCTTTATGAAACTCGACGATCCCTACGCCAAGGGCGCGAGCGTCCTCCACATGCTCCGCGAGCGTTTGGGCGACGACCTCTTCTTCACGGGCGTTCGCCTCTATGTCCAGCGCTTCAAGGACAAAGTCGTCGAGACCGACGATCTCCGCAAGGTCTTCGAGGAAGTCAGCGGCCAGAGCCTCGAGCGATTCTTCGACCAGTGGTGCCGCCGCCCGGGCATGCCCGCCCTCGCGATCGACTTCGCCTGGAACACGCAGACGAATGAACTCACCGTGGGCGTCGAGCAGACGCAGACCATCAACGCCGACAACCCTGCGTTCGCGATCGAACTCCCCATCCGCGTCACGCTCGACGACGATCGCGTCGAGTGGCTCACGATCCCGACGGACGAGCGGCAGGTCGAGATCACGAGGCACTTCGAGACGCGCGTCGTCGGCGCCGTCGTCGATCCGTCGATGAGTGTCCTCGCGCGGACCGACGTTCGCCACCCGCTCCCCGAGTTCGAGCCGATCGGGGCTGGGGGTGTGGGGGGTGTGGGGAGCACTGATGCGTCGAAGGCCAAGGCCAAAGACTCGCCGGACGAGGACATGAAGGACGACGACGCCGACTCGAAGCAAGAGCCGGTTCCTTCGTCAACCCACGGCGACGAGTAA
- a CDS encoding CTP synthase, whose amino-acid sequence MPPQPPSSAPGHASGSSSPAPNRDAGKSSPPPRGAFTGLAALAESTEESEYYSPIPKGYQRGFHKYVVVLGTVMSGLGKGIFASSVAKMLKDKGLCVAPIKMEGYLNLDSGTLNPYRHGEVFVLDDGTECDMDLGTYERLLDQNLSRWNFTTSGQIFADIIHRERQGQYLGRDVQWIPHVTGEVKRKLRELAVRGDGTRPAEVVFIEVGGTVGDYENGVYIEALRELAFEEGPGSVCFVALTYVIEPPALGEQKSKAAQLGIKRLMEAGIQPHLIACRATNPVSTKVMQKIAMFSNVPMRRVFSMHDRESIYTIPEELRQEGMDREVLSLLNLHDKVDLGTEDRARLGWTSFVKQLTTPKSRTVTVGLTGKYAHLRDAYASIDKALEHCGAHLGVDIDIRWIETTQIDDASAGHALAGLDAVIVPGGFGSRGVEGKIACVRHCRETGLPYLGICLGFQVAVIEFARNVLGLSGASSTEFNPDSPHKVISELPEQKKIEGLGGTMRLGAQDVTITPGTLAHFLFGGKSSIRERFRHRYEVEPDYVERFENAGLVFSGRHPSRPIMQVLELKSEPEADRAASTPRVTHPFFIGAQFHPELTSRPVRPQPMFMGLVAATMTRKFGRSLHEPIHAELPRWLRPTPRNSHQPA is encoded by the coding sequence ATGCCCCCCCAGCCGCCGAGTTCCGCCCCGGGCCACGCCTCGGGATCGTCGTCCCCTGCGCCGAATCGTGACGCGGGGAAGTCGTCGCCTCCGCCGAGGGGCGCATTCACCGGGCTCGCGGCCCTCGCGGAATCGACGGAGGAGTCGGAGTACTACAGCCCGATCCCCAAGGGCTATCAACGTGGCTTCCATAAATATGTCGTCGTGCTGGGCACGGTCATGTCGGGCCTGGGCAAGGGGATCTTCGCCTCCAGCGTCGCCAAGATGCTGAAAGACAAAGGACTTTGCGTCGCGCCCATCAAGATGGAGGGGTACCTCAACCTCGATTCGGGAACGCTCAACCCCTACCGCCACGGCGAGGTCTTCGTCCTCGACGACGGCACCGAGTGCGACATGGACCTGGGGACGTACGAGCGCCTCCTCGATCAGAACCTTTCCCGCTGGAACTTCACGACATCGGGCCAGATCTTCGCGGACATCATCCATCGCGAACGCCAGGGGCAGTATCTCGGGCGCGACGTGCAGTGGATCCCGCACGTCACGGGCGAGGTGAAACGCAAACTCCGCGAACTGGCCGTCCGCGGCGACGGCACGAGGCCCGCGGAGGTCGTCTTCATCGAGGTCGGCGGGACCGTCGGGGACTATGAGAACGGCGTGTACATCGAGGCGCTCCGCGAACTCGCCTTCGAGGAAGGCCCCGGCTCGGTCTGCTTTGTGGCGTTGACGTACGTCATCGAGCCGCCGGCCTTGGGCGAGCAGAAATCCAAGGCGGCCCAACTGGGCATCAAGCGATTGATGGAGGCGGGGATCCAGCCCCACCTCATCGCCTGCCGGGCGACGAATCCGGTGTCGACGAAGGTGATGCAGAAGATCGCGATGTTCAGCAACGTGCCGATGCGTCGTGTCTTCTCGATGCACGACCGCGAGAGCATCTACACGATCCCCGAGGAACTCCGCCAGGAAGGGATGGATCGCGAGGTCCTCTCGCTCCTCAACCTCCACGACAAGGTGGACCTGGGCACCGAGGATCGCGCCCGGTTGGGCTGGACGAGTTTCGTCAAGCAACTCACGACGCCCAAGAGCAGGACCGTGACCGTCGGCCTGACGGGGAAGTACGCCCACCTCCGCGACGCCTACGCCTCGATCGACAAGGCCCTCGAGCACTGCGGGGCCCACCTGGGCGTGGACATCGACATCCGCTGGATCGAGACGACGCAGATTGACGACGCCTCCGCGGGGCACGCGCTGGCGGGGCTCGATGCCGTCATCGTGCCCGGCGGTTTCGGCAGCCGGGGCGTCGAGGGGAAGATCGCGTGCGTGCGCCACTGCCGCGAGACGGGTCTGCCCTATCTGGGAATTTGTCTTGGATTCCAGGTCGCGGTGATCGAGTTCGCGCGGAACGTCCTCGGACTGTCGGGCGCCTCTTCGACCGAGTTCAACCCCGACTCGCCGCACAAGGTCATCAGCGAACTCCCCGAGCAGAAGAAGATCGAGGGCCTCGGCGGGACCATGCGCCTGGGCGCGCAAGACGTCACGATCACACCCGGCACGCTCGCCCACTTCCTCTTTGGTGGGAAGTCGAGCATCCGCGAGCGGTTCCGCCATCGCTACGAGGTCGAGCCCGACTATGTCGAGCGATTCGAGAACGCCGGGCTGGTCTTCTCGGGTCGGCATCCCTCGCGGCCGATCATGCAGGTCCTCGAACTCAAGTCCGAGCCCGAGGCTGATCGAGCGGCCTCGACGCCTCGCGTCACGCACCCCTTCTTCATCGGGGCTCAGTTCCATCCCGAACTGACCAGTCGCCCGGTCCGCCCGCAGCCGATGTTCATGGGCCTGGTGGCGGCGACGATGACGCGAAAGTTCGGACGCTCGCTCCACGAGCCGATCCACGCCGAACTCCCGCGCTGGCTCCGCCCCACGCCTCGCAACTCGCACCAGCCGGCGTGA
- a CDS encoding endonuclease/exonuclease/phosphatase family protein: MPGDHSHHDRDGTPRPSHASHVPRLFDQERHTDRSVPGVARVLFWNILHGGGRERIASIALAIMDHHPDVVVLCEFRRSIGGQIVGLLADRGLSHHHATNPGTTTTGQSRNGVLIASRWAITPGHQGVLGRKFPGRWLDVEIAELGLALSGIHAPDDTQAGVKAEFWNEVIALARVRTTESRPWLIAGDANTGRHGIDEKGKTFRFPALLGTLVTLGMADLWRDANPDSREVSWRSGDANGTRIDTAFASPALRPRVISARFSHAERESGLSDHSILLVDIAPQPAEFRGENAKFLRPEEENM; encoded by the coding sequence GTGCCCGGCGATCATTCGCATCACGACCGCGACGGGACGCCGAGGCCGAGCCACGCCTCGCACGTGCCCCGCCTCTTCGATCAGGAACGCCACACCGACCGCAGCGTTCCCGGCGTCGCGCGGGTGCTCTTCTGGAACATCCTCCACGGCGGCGGCCGCGAGCGTATTGCCTCGATCGCGCTCGCCATCATGGATCACCATCCTGACGTCGTCGTCCTCTGCGAGTTCCGCCGATCGATTGGCGGGCAGATCGTCGGCCTGCTCGCCGACCGCGGCCTATCCCATCACCACGCGACCAACCCCGGCACGACCACAACCGGTCAGAGCCGAAATGGCGTGCTCATCGCGTCGCGGTGGGCGATCACACCGGGCCATCAGGGCGTGCTGGGAAGGAAGTTCCCCGGACGATGGCTGGATGTCGAGATCGCCGAGTTGGGGTTAGCCCTATCGGGCATCCACGCCCCGGACGACACCCAGGCAGGGGTCAAAGCCGAGTTCTGGAATGAGGTGATCGCCCTCGCCCGTGTTCGGACGACCGAAAGTCGCCCGTGGCTCATCGCCGGTGACGCCAACACCGGGCGTCACGGGATTGATGAAAAGGGCAAAACGTTCCGATTCCCGGCGCTCCTGGGAACGCTCGTAACCCTTGGAATGGCAGACCTCTGGCGAGATGCGAATCCCGATTCCCGTGAGGTTTCTTGGCGCTCGGGCGACGCGAACGGGACTCGGATCGATACCGCGTTCGCCTCGCCGGCGCTCCGTCCGCGGGTCATTTCGGCCCGGTTTTCCCACGCCGAACGCGAGAGCGGCCTGTCGGATCACTCCATCCTTCTGGTGGACATCGCCCCCCAACCGGCGGAATTTCGGGGAGAAAACGCAAAATTTCTGCGTCCCGAAGAGGAAAACATGTAG
- a CDS encoding HU family DNA-binding protein: protein MAKKASKSKAKSSKPAKSAAKAAAPKPAKISAAPKIRSKSEVYGLIAAHTGLARKQVSEVFDTMQQMVKVDLNGKAGIFAVPGMMKIVCVRKPATKGGMRPNPFKPGEMMEVKARPARNVIKIRPLKALKAMV, encoded by the coding sequence ATGGCCAAGAAAGCCAGCAAGTCGAAAGCAAAGTCGTCCAAGCCCGCCAAGAGCGCCGCCAAGGCCGCCGCTCCCAAGCCCGCCAAGATCAGCGCCGCTCCGAAGATCCGCTCCAAGAGCGAGGTCTACGGCCTGATCGCCGCCCACACGGGCCTCGCCCGCAAGCAGGTCTCCGAGGTCTTCGACACCATGCAGCAGATGGTTAAGGTCGATCTCAACGGCAAGGCCGGCATCTTCGCCGTCCCCGGCATGATGAAGATCGTCTGCGTGCGCAAGCCCGCGACCAAGGGCGGCATGCGTCCGAACCCCTTCAAGCCGGGCGAGATGATGGAAGTCAAGGCCCGCCCCGCGCGCAACGTCATCAAGATCCGTCCCCTCAAGGCCCTCAAGGCGATGGTCTAA
- a CDS encoding flotillin family protein, giving the protein MTQITPSVLGLSSTLGAPGAGDSVLWTLGIVVAALFLLLFFTILITRYYRRCPSNRILVIYGRVGRDKSSKCLHGGGAFVVPLVQDYSYLSLEPIVIDIPLEGALSLNNIRVNVPSTFTVGVSTDPVLMNNAAERLLNLPSQQVREQAQDIILGQLRLVIATLTIEEINKDREKFMTLINENVAKEVNKIGLELINVNVRDITDESGYIQAIGKRAAAEAINRAKVEVAEQERDGAAGEAAAVRERTVKVAGEQAAAIEGQKQAEQRKRVAVAALEAEAIKGEVFAKRDQEITVAQREAETIASRKLAEQEQRVRVAEAEAAAVVGENTSRERMAQSQAQLAEIQAEAKRRSDVATAKATEAILIAEREQELARLSKMQLAPQEVEKKRIEIAAEAEAERRRREAKGEADAILLKYEAEAAGVQKVMEAKAEGYRQLIQACGSDATVGPTLLLIEQLPKLVAEQVKAVQGLKIDKITVWDQGSGANGTGRNATADFLSGMIGSLPRLHELAQQAGIELPSALGKLNRQAGADGHISPDPESNGKAEPKRRPDRNE; this is encoded by the coding sequence ATGACGCAGATCACACCATCGGTTCTCGGCCTCTCGTCCACACTCGGGGCGCCCGGCGCGGGCGATTCGGTGCTCTGGACGCTCGGGATCGTCGTCGCGGCGCTCTTTCTGCTCCTCTTCTTCACCATTCTCATCACCCGGTACTACCGGCGCTGCCCGAGCAACCGCATCCTCGTCATCTATGGTCGCGTGGGGCGCGACAAGTCGTCCAAGTGTCTGCACGGCGGCGGAGCGTTCGTCGTCCCGCTCGTCCAGGACTACTCGTATCTCTCGCTCGAGCCGATCGTCATCGACATCCCGCTCGAGGGGGCGCTCTCGCTCAACAACATCCGCGTGAACGTCCCCTCGACGTTCACCGTGGGCGTCTCGACCGATCCGGTGCTCATGAACAACGCCGCCGAGCGGCTCTTGAATCTTCCCTCGCAGCAGGTGCGCGAGCAGGCCCAGGACATCATCCTCGGGCAGTTGCGCCTGGTCATCGCGACCCTCACGATCGAGGAGATCAACAAGGATCGCGAGAAGTTCATGACGCTCATCAATGAGAATGTCGCGAAGGAGGTCAACAAGATCGGGCTCGAACTGATCAACGTCAACGTCCGCGACATCACCGACGAGTCGGGGTACATCCAGGCCATCGGAAAGCGAGCGGCGGCGGAGGCGATCAATCGCGCCAAGGTCGAGGTGGCCGAGCAGGAGCGTGACGGCGCCGCCGGCGAGGCCGCCGCGGTTCGTGAACGGACAGTAAAGGTGGCGGGCGAACAGGCCGCGGCGATCGAGGGACAGAAGCAGGCCGAGCAGCGAAAGCGTGTCGCCGTCGCCGCTCTCGAGGCCGAGGCGATCAAGGGCGAGGTCTTCGCGAAACGCGATCAGGAGATCACCGTCGCCCAGCGCGAGGCCGAGACCATCGCGTCGCGCAAACTCGCCGAGCAGGAGCAGCGCGTGCGCGTCGCCGAGGCCGAAGCCGCTGCTGTCGTCGGCGAGAACACCTCACGCGAGCGCATGGCCCAGTCCCAGGCGCAACTCGCCGAGATTCAGGCCGAGGCCAAGCGCCGATCCGACGTCGCGACCGCCAAGGCGACCGAGGCCATCCTTATCGCCGAGCGTGAGCAGGAACTCGCCCGCCTCTCGAAAATGCAACTCGCGCCGCAGGAGGTCGAGAAGAAGCGCATCGAGATCGCCGCCGAGGCCGAGGCCGAGCGCCGCCGCCGCGAGGCCAAGGGCGAGGCCGACGCCATTCTCCTGAAGTACGAGGCCGAGGCCGCCGGTGTACAGAAAGTCATGGAGGCCAAGGCCGAGGGCTATCGCCAACTCATCCAGGCCTGTGGCAGCGACGCGACCGTCGGCCCGACCCTCCTCCTCATCGAGCAACTCCCCAAACTCGTCGCCGAACAGGTCAAGGCCGTGCAGGGCCTCAAGATCGACAAGATCACCGTGTGGGATCAGGGCTCGGGCGCGAACGGCACAGGCCGAAACGCCACCGCCGACTTCCTCTCGGGCATGATCGGCTCGCTCCCGCGCCTCCACGAACTCGCACAACAGGCGGGCATCGAACTCCCCTCGGCCTTGGGCAAACTCAACCGCCAGGCCGGGGCCGATGGACACATCTCGCCCGACCCGGAGTCCAACGGCAAGGCCGAGCCGAAGCGCCGCCCCGATCGGAATGAGTAA
- a CDS encoding amidohydrolase, which produces MPATLADSMHKPIASIIADELPELVTIRHDLHRHPELSFKESRTSGVVQRELAALNIEHKPGLGGGTGVIAYLPATLPHGNDRPAIALRADMDALPILEQSGKPYASVSPGVMHACGHDGHTTILLGAARVLMSVPRPRPVLLVFQPAEEGGGGADVMCKEGALAGKSKGGLGNPVEKIFGLHGWPQLPLGRMASRVGPLLAAVDDIEVTVRGTQSHGAYPHFGRDPIVTTAHIITALQSIASRNVGPLDSVVVTIGAIHAGTANNIIPEAVHFIGTIRTLKDTTKAVARERFVSIVEGVAKSMGCHAEVRYTDSYPVTVNDREATEDFFTVADAVAGRDKVDRLENPTMGGEDFSYYGRHVKAAFFYLGLCPPTLPPGIASFPTLHQPNFDFNDDAIPMGVETFVRLATTV; this is translated from the coding sequence ATGCCCGCAACTTTGGCCGACTCTATGCACAAGCCGATCGCCTCGATCATCGCCGACGAGCTCCCAGAACTCGTCACCATCCGCCACGATCTCCACCGCCATCCCGAACTCTCGTTCAAGGAATCACGCACCAGCGGCGTGGTCCAGCGAGAACTCGCCGCGCTCAACATCGAGCACAAGCCCGGGCTCGGCGGCGGCACGGGCGTCATCGCCTATCTCCCCGCGACGCTTCCCCACGGCAACGATCGCCCCGCGATCGCCCTCCGCGCCGACATGGACGCGCTTCCCATCCTCGAGCAATCGGGAAAGCCCTACGCCTCGGTCTCGCCCGGCGTCATGCACGCCTGCGGGCACGATGGACACACCACGATCCTCCTCGGTGCCGCTCGCGTCTTGATGAGCGTCCCGCGCCCAAGGCCCGTCCTCCTCGTCTTCCAGCCGGCAGAAGAAGGCGGCGGCGGCGCGGACGTGATGTGCAAAGAAGGCGCCCTCGCCGGCAAGAGCAAGGGTGGTCTGGGCAACCCCGTCGAGAAGATCTTCGGGCTCCACGGCTGGCCCCAACTCCCCTTGGGACGCATGGCCTCACGTGTCGGCCCGCTCCTCGCCGCCGTCGATGACATCGAGGTCACCGTCCGCGGCACGCAGTCCCACGGCGCCTACCCCCACTTCGGGCGCGACCCCATCGTTACCACCGCCCACATCATCACCGCCCTTCAGTCCATCGCGAGCCGCAACGTCGGCCCGCTCGATTCCGTTGTCGTCACCATCGGCGCCATCCACGCGGGCACCGCTAACAACATCATCCCCGAAGCCGTCCACTTTATCGGCACAATCCGCACGCTCAAGGACACGACCAAGGCCGTCGCCCGCGAGCGGTTCGTCTCCATCGTCGAGGGCGTCGCGAAGTCCATGGGATGCCACGCCGAGGTCCGCTACACCGACAGTTACCCCGTCACCGTGAACGATCGCGAGGCCACCGAGGACTTCTTCACAGTCGCCGATGCCGTCGCCGGACGCGACAAGGTCGATCGCCTCGAGAACCCGACGATGGGCGGCGAGGACTTCTCGTACTACGGCCGCCACGTGAAGGCCGCATTCTTTTACCTGGGCCTCTGCCCCCCCACGCTCCCGCCGGGCATCGCATCCTTCCCGACGCTTCACCAGCCCAACTTCGACTTCAACGACGACGCAATCCCCATGGGTGTCGAGACATTCGTTCGCCTCGCCACCACAGTCTGA
- a CDS encoding GNAT family N-acetyltransferase translates to MHILGTSPPALSLMATDGRMVAMDEVPAASNGVVGRVLFFYPRTGVPGERPNPGPHGEEWESVPGARGCTPQSCGYRDLHGEFRSLGIEVFGISTSTSEHQREFVARNHVPFPMLSDSELRLTRAMRLPTFEWPVESGGPSTLIKRMAWYLERAWTPSGLGAWRVRKVWYPIFPPDRNAGEVLSWYTARRAIRIEPITHVTREFVVSQATRHFSSPEVHSLGIPYDTRRLDGFVARMAGAEASSPPVGHVTIVRYTRDGVSYAEVVTLVSEHESAGVGAALLDAATDWAIDSRVQRLILTTTNDNLRALGFYQRRGWRIVAVHIGAMDRVREMGKPVPLVASNGLPIRDEIELEYWPIRSAHGGLETA, encoded by the coding sequence ATGCACATTCTCGGAACTTCGCCGCCGGCGTTGTCGCTGATGGCGACCGATGGTCGGATGGTGGCGATGGATGAAGTGCCCGCCGCGTCGAATGGGGTTGTCGGGCGGGTGTTGTTCTTTTATCCACGGACGGGCGTGCCCGGGGAGCGACCGAATCCTGGGCCGCACGGCGAGGAGTGGGAGAGCGTTCCTGGCGCGCGGGGGTGCACGCCCCAGTCCTGCGGCTATCGCGATCTCCATGGCGAGTTCCGGTCGCTAGGCATCGAGGTCTTTGGCATCAGCACGAGCACGAGCGAGCACCAGCGCGAGTTTGTGGCGCGGAATCATGTGCCGTTCCCGATGCTGAGCGACAGCGAGTTGCGGCTGACGAGGGCGATGCGGCTGCCGACGTTCGAGTGGCCCGTGGAGAGCGGGGGTCCGAGCACGTTGATCAAGCGGATGGCGTGGTATCTGGAGCGGGCGTGGACGCCGAGCGGTCTGGGCGCGTGGCGAGTGCGCAAGGTGTGGTATCCGATCTTCCCGCCCGATCGCAACGCGGGTGAGGTGCTCTCGTGGTACACGGCGCGGCGGGCGATCCGCATCGAGCCGATCACGCACGTCACGCGCGAGTTTGTCGTGTCGCAGGCGACGCGGCATTTCTCATCGCCCGAGGTCCACTCGCTGGGGATTCCCTACGACACTCGACGGCTTGACGGATTCGTTGCGCGGATGGCTGGCGCCGAGGCGAGTTCACCGCCCGTCGGGCATGTCACGATTGTGCGATACACGCGTGATGGGGTTTCGTATGCCGAGGTCGTCACGCTGGTTTCGGAGCACGAGAGTGCGGGCGTGGGGGCGGCGCTTCTTGACGCCGCGACGGACTGGGCGATTGATTCCCGAGTCCAGAGGCTTATTCTCACGACGACGAACGACAATCTTCGGGCGCTGGGGTTCTACCAGCGTCGCGGGTGGCGGATCGTCGCGGTGCACATCGGGGCGATGGATCGTGTTCGCGAGATGGGCAAGCCCGTGCCGCTCGTGGCGTCGAACGGCCTGCCGATCCGTGATGAGATCGAACTCGAGTACTGGCCCATTCGATCCGCGCACGGCGGATTGGAAACCGCGTGA